One region of Haloprofundus salilacus genomic DNA includes:
- a CDS encoding LeuA family protein, with amino-acid sequence MSRSSAHEPPALVDVTLREGEQRPGRRYSAGQKVEVARQLDALGVDYVQVGFPVVGEVTAAVCAELDLDAKTTGIARALDGDVEAAIEAEVDVVDLFAPTSDRQRTQLLDCSREELLSRVHDAVDAAQDAGCEVHFSAMDGFRTDPGFLSRLVEEVDAEYVVIADTVGSRTPRGVEETLAAVGENDDLSHVGVHFHDDLGVATANALAAADCGAGRIDVSVAGVGERAGNTPLEQFVAACVAGDERTEVGVETDRLLPAARAVLSTLGESVPSSKPLLGEGAFAHESGLHTAAMLDDPATFEPFDPATFGGERQLLFGSASGAGAARGLLRRAGTEPTFERVSALLAVLDDADEDLPLGAAVELAESVANAEREATEAGERQ; translated from the coding sequence ATGTCGCGGTCGTCGGCTCACGAACCACCCGCGCTTGTCGACGTGACGCTCCGCGAGGGCGAACAGCGGCCCGGACGGCGCTATTCGGCCGGCCAGAAAGTCGAGGTCGCGCGACAGCTCGACGCGCTGGGCGTCGACTACGTGCAGGTCGGCTTCCCCGTTGTCGGCGAAGTGACCGCGGCAGTCTGCGCCGAACTCGACCTCGACGCGAAGACGACCGGCATCGCCCGGGCGCTCGACGGCGACGTGGAGGCCGCTATCGAGGCCGAGGTGGACGTCGTCGACCTGTTCGCGCCGACGAGCGACCGCCAGCGGACGCAACTACTCGACTGCTCGCGCGAGGAACTGCTCTCGCGGGTTCACGACGCCGTCGACGCAGCGCAGGACGCCGGATGTGAGGTCCACTTCTCGGCGATGGACGGCTTCCGGACCGATCCGGGGTTCCTCTCTCGACTCGTCGAGGAGGTCGACGCGGAGTATGTGGTCATCGCCGACACCGTGGGTTCGCGGACGCCGCGCGGCGTCGAGGAGACGCTCGCGGCGGTAGGCGAGAACGACGACCTCTCGCACGTCGGCGTCCACTTCCACGACGACCTCGGCGTCGCCACCGCGAACGCGCTCGCCGCCGCCGACTGCGGCGCCGGACGAATCGACGTGTCGGTGGCCGGCGTCGGCGAACGCGCCGGGAACACCCCACTTGAACAGTTCGTCGCCGCCTGCGTCGCGGGCGACGAACGAACCGAGGTGGGCGTTGAAACCGACCGACTCCTCCCCGCCGCCCGCGCCGTCCTCTCGACGTTGGGCGAGTCGGTGCCGTCGTCAAAACCGCTGCTCGGCGAGGGCGCGTTCGCCCACGAGTCGGGACTGCACACGGCGGCGATGCTCGACGACCCGGCGACCTTCGAACCGTTCGACCCGGCGACCTTCGGCGGCGAACGCCAGCTGTTGTTCGGCTCGGCCAGCGGTGCCGGGGCCGCCCGTGGACTCCTGCGTCGCGCCGGGACCGAACCGACCTTCGAGCGAGTATCGGCGCTGTTGGCGGTGCTCGACGACGCCGACGAGGACCTTCCGTTGGGGGCGGCGGTCGAACTCGCCGAGTCGGTCGCCAACGCCGAGCGAGAGGCGACCGAAGCGGGTGAACGGCAGTAG